In one Candidatus Palibaumannia cicadellinicola genomic region, the following are encoded:
- the feoA gene encoding ferrous iron transporter A, with product MHLYLQHHYQIIGYAKEIPAIFLHKMFSLGMLPGSSFQVIRFAPLGDPVQIKLQRVQLILRQKDLALLLLNHTNN from the coding sequence ATGCATCTTTATTTACAGCATCATTATCAAATCATTGGGTATGCAAAAGAAATTCCTGCAATATTTCTTCACAAAATGTTCTCACTAGGTATGTTACCAGGTAGTTCGTTCCAGGTAATACGTTTTGCACCGTTAGGAGATCCCGTACAGATTAAATTACAACGAGTACAATTAATATTACGCCAAAAAGATTTAGCACTACTATTACTAAATCATACTAATAATTAG